GGTTCGCCTTGGTAGACGATTGACTGATAATGCGTCTACTCCTACTCGCCTAAGCCAGAagctaaaaataaagttataataaataagtaataagaataaaaaaatcgaacttgCTGCGAGCAGATgatttatttccaaaaaaaagcATGTTACTCTATATTCCCCACTTCGAAGaaaatgtatcataaatatgtattaataagtaaccattaattgtatacatacctaataggaattaggtaatttttacattttattcgtttctatgatgatagacaaagcgttagaaaatatcgattagaaaaattaaatatctgtaCTCAGCaccaaaacatatttatgttaaaaaataaaataaaataaagaccAATGTAGTTATGTAATAAAAGAAAGCTCAAAGCTCttagaaataatacaaaacttaaacattttgttatgtGTTCTTACTTTTGATAGTAATCAAAGAGGTCAACCATCGGCACATTATGGTTAATTGCAAATATCCTCACTAAATCAAAAGCTCTTTGGATATCCGCTGATAGTAATAGTGGCAGAGCCAACAGCATTATCAATGCTTTCATAGTACATTCATTAGAATTCGTTAAATTCAAATATCCCTTTCTCTTCATGTTTTTCCAAACAGCCTTTAAAGAaatgaagtatataataaaaaatgtaaatgtagtTTTCTagctaataattttattaagttactCACTTGATTATGGTGGAACCAACACCCTACAGTACGTGCATTAGAGGGAAAAAATGTTAAGGTATTCCTAAGTGCCGTCTCATAATCTGTCATTATAATGGTAGGGTTTAAATTAGCTAGaaggtttaattttaaaaaattgaacactGCATTGTACGAATTTCTTGATTTTGCCTCCATGAGTCAATACACAATGGGTATGGACTAAACAGGAAAGAAattcatcaaatattaaattgtattattattaaatagtaataaaactaATCTAAAGAATTTAGTCGAATTTCTAATTACTTTTTACTTTGCAGTTAGCTAGAGCattttggttataaaatattaagttaataatttagtattaagttatattatgatcTTAAATTAACATAGATGGTCCCCAATCATGCAGTGGATGGTCAGCATTTGCCTTCCCATATTTGAAGGAACCACCTTAAATGTTGCATCAACATGCatttcttcaatattattatgagcaaCTAATTGTATTAGAGCTGTGCACGCGAATACCATAGATACTCGGCCATCAACATCGCACATACAACACTTAAACAGGGACTCGCCACAGCATGTATATTCACCCAAACTTCCATTCTCAAAAATATGCGCCAATTCAGCCAATGAAGGAAGCAGTGATGGCAGGGAATTTCGCCTGGCAAGACGCATCGTGCACTCGGCTGTGGAATAAGCATAAAAACGAGAAGCTTCaagatttctataaaaaaaagtcaagtagtagctataaaatatttaaattaattaactttcagtattttaaatatttaaaaatgcatttctttgagtaaaccatttaaaaaatattatttaatattcatatgtatatatctatacttatttgatacatttttcttaatttaaatatatttttatttcaacactaatattaatttgctaataaataataaactcagAGAATCCTCTATTATTACAGCGTTGTTCTTCAAGCAACTGTATTGGacccaattttattttatgttactggtttattaaatattttaaatctacctagaaaaatatacagttttgCAGATGACACTGTTATTATAGTTAGCGCTTAGGACACACACAATGTTACATGTTTCATGTTACATGACAATGCCAATACTTGCCTAGATATGGTtaaatcatggtattataagTATTTGGGTCATAGCTTTGtgtcaaaatatgaactttaaatgattatgaaaaaaaactgtgcctatgtattttcaatatttttcaactgctattgtaacaatgtatcgggagccttgtattaattttttacactttttggcccaatagataaaactttattaatatttatagaaaaaaaaactaaaaacattgaaagcttacaatgtccgtaaacagctcgaaaagagtcaaattattttcaaaattttatcgtatatagaaaatgctaatacaaaCATTCAGTTGAATTTCCATgcatctacattttttaattacaacacaataagaaaatcgctacatgagaaatcgagtgaatatccaatgttgtaaaaatatgaacttcaaacgctgatataaatttaatttgatagatattagatattttttattttgataaaggtaggcaATCTTATGAGAAATTTTGTGATTgcctatctttatcaaaaaaaaaatattatacctatcaaatcaaattttttgagCGTTTTAAGttcacatttttataacattggatattcactcgatttctcatgtagcgattttcttattttgttgtaattcaaaaacaaataactgtcgatgcatagaaatttaattaaatgtgtagttaaaaatttataaaatgttatagctTTATCCctgtttaaaaatagtaaatacctatatcaaaattaataatgattattttaaacctattaaatataaatttacctcCTAGCTTCATCATCATAAATTGACTTGAATGAACTATTTTCAAATGTAGCTCTTCTCTTCAAAACATCCCGAAGGTCTTTATTAATAACGCATTGGAATTACGAGGTGGGTGGCctttatgttgttttattgttatgtatGTTCCATTAGCCAATTTTTTCCTTGTCCCATTGCAAAAATACCCACTTTGTTTTGCACACCTGTAGTatctgtaattataataatattaatttaaattatacatttttgtatttatataattactaggGTTGAAATGTTTAGTATGTGCAATGtgtattaatgaaaattaatacatttcaggtcctatttgttttaatgttatttgttttaaattattttgagacaatatttagacaaatcgatatggcattcccacaaaaatattattctttacctGTTTTGTAATGAGTGATTTTACTCtatgattacttaaaaacatagaaaaaaatatgattctgCGTGAATGCGTTTAATCTATGTTCCGCGTAGGccagagaaaacaaatagtgcgctgacatcctctaaagaatattatttcattgtttttctCTATAAAGCACTGTGTTACGGCACATCGTAAATCATATTATCGTCCACGTCGCCGCGATCAAAGGTCCACGACTGAACCCCCGCAAGCTCCGCGTGCCCGTGCGGTAATCGGTACTATCTGTTTTCTTCTCCGAGCGTGCNNNNNNNNNNNNNNNNNNNNNNNNNNNNNNNNNNNNNNNNNNNNNNNNNNNNNNNNNNNNNNNNNNNNNNNNNNNNNNNNNNNNNNNNNNNNNNNNNNNNGCCATTATAATTACTCCTATCTATCTtccaattatcattatttgaattaattattatgtacaattgatATCGTTGTTAATGATatcaatttctttattttgttattgccGTATGTATCATTCGGATCTTGTTGTACCTACTCGTTCACTCGTCtcgtcgtattatattatatacacgagaCGTGCTATTTACAGTCtattatatcgtttttaaaaatcaataaaatctcTGTACACGCCATTGCGGCAACTTTAACTCGCATGCAGTGTTTTGTTCTTGGATCATCGCCCGTCGACCGTCGTTGACATTGCGTCAACATCCACTTCCGACGTCCTGCCACATTTCGTGCTTGTCATTTAGGCAACCGCAGGCAATCGAGTGAGTCCATATTTTGTATCATCACGTCATTCCTGCCAGCCTTCATGGGGAATCCATCTCTTTGCCCGAGTTCGGGACTGGTGCCAGAGTCAAGcacgtaagtccgccagcaaccCAGTGTGTTGTGTGAGTGGCCGCTCCAGATCGTCGGACTGCAATGCTCACCGGACGGGACCTTCACCTGCCgtagttttaagtatttttgagTTCAGCCTGAATTGTAATTGCGCcctgtggtcattgcaccaaacCGATCAGACCACAGGGACCCCGGCCCCATACTTAAACTGCACCATCCCTTATTCCGTTGTGCCACTTCCTTCCATGCATTCCTCGTGTATTGTCTGCCACCACCGCGCGGGTTCGTCACGGGCATATTAAATTGCCTATGCACCAAATCTATAGGGGCACTTTAGGTTGCCTATGTCCTAGACACCAAGCGGCACATTAAGTTGCCTAGCTACCGAAAATCTAGGGGCACTCCAAAATTTTCATCGTCGACCAACGTCGACTGGTCCTTCGTCGAACACCCTCCATATTCTCGTACACACTgtttactacatatttttacttactacctttgcaaaaaaaaaaaaaacaatcgatgtttttttatttgaaaaatcataaatatactattagtaataaagaataataggAACAGTCCCGAGtccaaacattttataaataatgcacaatattatagttgaacaatattatatagttataatatatctaaatacattttgagcaattataaaaatataggtaggtactcacgtAATCCCATTTTTTGTTCCCAAGTTGTCATATACGAATCCATCATCGACATCATCCATATTtagtttcaaatattaaaagctAAAATGTGTAAACTAGGATAACAGTTAAACAATTCGGAATTGCggtatgtgtattgtgtagtCACTAGTCACTTTTAGTCTGCAGTAGAGACAAGTAAGTGGCAAGTGCAGTACGAGCAGGGGCGCATTTGGAAAATATGCGCCGTGGGGCAACGTATTTAGCCGCCCCTaccccctcccaaaaaaaaaaataataataatatatgcaattttattaaacatcatTCAAACATTGAGGTTATGTAAAAACTTTTCCTCCAAAAGGTCTTTTTCAGCTTTTAAAATCTTCTTCGTGTTTGTCTAGTAgcaaaattattaatgacattgttataatttaattttgttgtaatgtcGTTTTCAATATTTAGGATTGCTAACGCATTTAATCTTTCCTCTTTTATATTTGATCTTAGGTATGATTTTACTCTTTTTAAAGCTGAAAAAGACCGTTCAGTGGAACAGTTACTACATGGTGTACATAATAACATTCTTAACgcaataacaatttaatgatacatttcagaaaaatcattgtttttgataaatataagcATTTGCTGAATATTTTTTGGTCTTTCATCAACTTTGAGGTTCTTTATATGTGACTTAAAGTGAACACATTCATTGGGAAAAGAACTTCCTAAATCATCAACATAAATATCTTGAAGACATTTTGCCTGTTCTCTGATTTCTATGCTGTTCAATTTTTCCAATTGAAAGAAAAACGAGTACTTTTCAAATAACTGATCATAggctatttttcttttttctagctcattttttatcataatatgatgaCATTATTGATGAGTTTTCGAAAGACCCTAGAAAAAGATCAATGTAATTAAGTGtaacatgtaattatataaaataaaatatacatttttgaataagataataaatttatatgagGCCTCTTTTATTTAAGTCCCTGGCCTCAACATTTGTAAATCAGGCTCTGCTCTCTACCAACCGTAATTCCCGTCACAAAAAATAGTTACCAATGGTTaagacaaaaaaacaaaaaaaaaatatctttgctTTTTTAGTTGctcatgtgaaaataaaaatattaggtaacaatttatcataattgtaCAGTTTCCACATTCCATTtacccaaattaaaaaaaaatatatattttaaatcttaaataaaaaaatgtaataagtatcagttttaaacgaaatatttttaataatacaaattataatattattatttgtataaaaatatataataggtatattatattgatatattcaattagatattaattCTACGGTTTTTCAAAGTTGCCCATAATGTTGCTATTTTGTTCATATCTAATTGATCAAACCCATATTTTTCCACGCTTAAAATCATAAGTGAATCCAATCTATCATCATCTATAGatgatcttaaattattttttattaattggagTTTGCTAAATGATCTTTCATTCGTTGCGACATTTCCTGGTGCAGTCAAGGCCAATTTACAGATTTTATTAGCCCAtggtaaaatgtgtttaatttcttaagatttatttataagaatcTCAAATGTATTTGAATCACTATCATGGTAAATCCCGATTAACATTTAGATTTCTGCTTGAACGGCATCTATGTCTTTGCATTTTTCTTCTTCAATATTGGGAGGAAATAATACCAGAGCACTTTTAATAACATCAAGggaaatattttcctttttaagAGGATGAGACAACATTTGGAATAAaggcttagttataaaaattaaacttttttaaatttttattgtcaaaattcatgattatttaaatagcaaaatgcaaaattatatgaataataagaaaaaataatcacataatattaaaataatagaaaacacAGAAcactaaacaatttatttctagtaggtactaggtagctACAGAACACGATGTTACCACTAACCTCGGACGAATAGTTGAATTGACGACAACTGATAACTATCGACTGCAAAAGTGCAACAAATTtcaagaattataaaataatattttataataggaaGAACAAGTCAATACATACGGGCTACGGGTAACAGTTTACATACTTACGTGTTGTAGAAACGCGCAATACACTGATAGTAGATAAACATCTATTTTTTAAACTCGGTGTAATCGAAGTGTCGATAACAATATCAACTTTTAGACGGTGTTAAGAACCCCTGGCTATAttagttagtatatatatataatagtgtataagatAGTATTGTACGACGGCGACTGTCTGAAATTGCTGCGACAGCAATTCCAGGCAAGCGCTGGCTACAGGCACGGCTCGTATAGCATCGAGTGCAGTGGCATTTCAGAGCAGTAGACGGAACCTTGTGATTCGCGCCAGAGCATTATTATTGTCAgaccattttatttcattaaatgtattgtaagttttttctttttcaagtaATATAGAAAGTAACGTATAGTTCGAAAGTGTTCGTTGTTTTATTTGTGCACGGACCTCCAAGGAGATTCGTAACAACGGTTTAAACTTTCTTCTTTTTTCAATGAACCGATACAAATCTAGATGGAAGGATGACAAGAACTTAACATTGAACTAAAACAATTATGCCAACCCTCGGCTGAATTGTTAGTTCGCGAAATATCAAACTTCAATAACGAATAGAAATTCCAAACATTTATAGAAGATATAGGTGCTCTTCTTGCTCTCCGACAGGGTCTTCCAATCCATGTGTCttcaaaatagtttattaaatctGATAGTGTCTCTTCAGTTTCTCTATAAAACTCGGAATCCAATAGACTCAAACGctgaaattacattattttcggGTGCATAAGCTAAAGCAGCTAATTTTCTTAATTCAAGTGCAAAATTTGAATCGTTTGTATACCTAACTTGTAGCCGATTTGATTGTTTATGCCTCCAAATGGACTGGGTGAAATGGAAAAAACAAACTTTAATGTTAATTGAcagcaatatatattttgaagcaTTCATAGCagctttttaaaaatcaaacatcATTGATTTTGgattaagggtgtcggtgccagtatttccaattttcgaaatttctatgctacttgaatattatgttttatattttagttattgccttaattataatacttttccactaatctacagctcgatacttatttagacggagtcaatacggtgtattatatcaacgaaaatgacttcacgggaaaaactctcacgccctgtagaattgtcggattttttttttatctgaaagatgagaagtttctaCGGGTTGGATCAAAGCTNNNNNNNNNNNNNNNNNNNNNNNNNNNNNNNNNNNNNNNNNNNNNNNNNNNNNNNNNNNNNNNNNNNNNNNNNNNNNNNNNNNNNNNNNNNNNNNNNNNNcgatttttttattttacttagaatagtaatagaaaaatacgcctgaaaaagaacaaatattccagttcctataattatagttttcaaaatcgggctttgatccAACCTACAAAATATTCTCTactttaagattaaaaaaaaaaattaacgaaatccgacagtTCTGCaggtcgtgagagtttttcttgtaagacatgtttttgtaccaaaaaacgacACCCTTAAGCTgtggttttaaaaattttaatgctaaaaatataagtttatatgtatctttttttttattaggaagAAGGTATATAAATAGCTGGTATAAcacttgaataataatttattccataAATGGTATAAAGTTggttgaaaattttcaatttttctaattcGAAGAATTGTTCGTTTTAATCCTGTTGTACTTGGAAATTGCCCTGCTATGTTATAAGTGGTCTAAAACaatgaactaaaaataattatttgaattttatattatgtttattaactatatacctGCGGTGTTagtgtacgataataatattgagggTGTTCGGTGAAGGATCAGTCGACTTTGAAAATTTCGGAGTGCCCTTAGATTTCCGGTATATAGGCAATTTAATGTGCGCGGTGGTGACAGATATACACGATGACGCATGGGAGGAAGTAGTACAAAAGGGATAAAGGATGGTGCAGTTAAGTATGGGGCAGGGGTCCCTGTGGTCTGATCGGCCTGGTGCAATGATCACGGGGCGCAATGACAATTCAAGGTGAACTTTAAGCAGCAAGTCAACGTTTAAATGAAGCAAAAGACAAAAGAGACAGTTTGGTTGATTATTTTATGGGGGAAGGTGCAGTTACATGGCAGGATCGAATGATTGAAGAAgacgttataaatatattgaaaaatattttgtttttatgtataaattaataataatataataatataatttgcagACTTTTTTGTAACTCataacttgttatttattttttatatttataattcacttTAGATTAGTCAATTTTTTACAAAAGGTTGTCATGCATCATGTATGTTGAAGaatgtattttatagtgttttgaaattttcaagttactaacaaaattatattataatgcgtattgttaaataaatatatattaatttaaagaaactaacaataatacaaaaatactcaCCAAATTTGTATaggtttcatttttattttgatgagttttttaaaaaaaaaactgtttgccAAATCAAACCAAACCAACTttggtttatatatattattcagacCAGACCCTGTTGTCGTTGATGATTTGATTTATAacactttttaattataagtgcATCTGAAAGATAATATTCTGCGGCTGTTATAatcaagaaataataatatatctacgatCTACGTAGGCCAATGTGATAGATAgcttagtaattttataaaatatcacctTATACTTCTTATTTTTGCCTCAACTCTTTCACGGTAATTATGTTAACCGTCT
The sequence above is a segment of the Acyrthosiphon pisum isolate AL4f unplaced genomic scaffold, pea_aphid_22Mar2018_4r6ur Scaffold_20540;HRSCAF=21329, whole genome shotgun sequence genome. Coding sequences within it:
- the LOC103307976 gene encoding uncharacterized protein LOC103307976: MTDYETALRNTLTFFPSNARTVGCWFHHNQAVWKNMKRKGYLNLTNSNECTMKALIMLLALPLLLSADIQRAFDLVRIFAINHNVPMVDLFDYYQNFWLRRVGVDALSVNRLPRRTNNCVESFHNGLRMKFKVIYLNLWIFLDHLSHLNHNTHITLTQLSNNLRPTRKQTTNVIKNLKSIRDSTQDYSLGLITMWEFLSRIAHVTSAYDNQQRN